From the genome of Gymnogyps californianus isolate 813 chromosome 17, ASM1813914v2, whole genome shotgun sequence, one region includes:
- the ADIG gene encoding adipogenin isoform X1 — translation MKYPLVPLVNDLTFPLLFFWFCLPFVMLLIIMIIWLQLLLNEAQMPSAEEIKKQSSDEPDSDSKFEDEPTEEENQNNTSSTEMQEEVQSSGSVGKLRPKPAYLSSNPKSQKQSLSAVISDSWSQSQEIRYSHIEKSNFCKIMMLLCTMLSSLIWNFVCQLLQISNVLRIQLLPSSLTICMAQLFVLLGEKVVKILGSLRLESRGLLASVLGRKLEQSDEAQRTTSGWK, via the exons ATGAAGTATCCTCTGGTTCCTTTGGTGAATGATCtgacctttcctcttcttttcttctggttttgtttgccaTTTGTAATGCTGTTGATCATAATGATTATCTGGCTACAGCTTCTACTTAATGAAG CACAGATGCCCAgtgcagaagaaataaagaaacaatctTCTGATGAGCCTGATTCTGACTCTAAATTTGAGGATGAAccaacagaggaagaaaaccagaataaCACATCCAGTACAGAAATGCAAGAGGAGGTGCAATCCAGTGGATCTGTGGGAAAACTGAGGCCCAAGCCTGCTTATCTGAGTTCAAATCCAAAAAGCCAAAAGCAAAGTCTTTCTGCTGTAATCTCAGACAGCTGGTCTCAGAGCCAGGAGATAAGATATTCCCACATTGAGAAGAGCAATTTCTGTAAGATCATGATG CTGTTGTGCACCATGCTTTCTTCTCTCATCTGGAACTTTGTCTGCCAGTTGCTCCAGATCTCTAATGTCCTGAGGATTCAACTGCTGCCATCCTCTCTGACTATCTGCATGGCTCAGCTGTTCGTTTTGCTGGGTGAAAAAGTTGTGAAAATCCTGGGCTCCCtgaggctggagagcagagggCTGTTGGCTTCAGTCTTGGGGAGGAAACTGGAACAGAGTGATGAAGCTCAGAGAACCACCTCAGGGTGGAAATAA
- the ADIG gene encoding adipogenin isoform X2: MQGIQLGRKSHVQDEPTEEENQNNTSSTEMQEEVQSSGSVGKLRPKPAYLSSNPKSQKQSLSAVISDSWSQSQEIRYSHIEKSNFCKIMMLLCTMLSSLIWNFVCQLLQISNVLRIQLLPSSLTICMAQLFVLLGEKVVKILGSLRLESRGLLASVLGRKLEQSDEAQRTTSGWK; encoded by the exons ATGCAAGGCATACAGCTAGGGAGAAAAAGTCACGTACAG GATGAAccaacagaggaagaaaaccagaataaCACATCCAGTACAGAAATGCAAGAGGAGGTGCAATCCAGTGGATCTGTGGGAAAACTGAGGCCCAAGCCTGCTTATCTGAGTTCAAATCCAAAAAGCCAAAAGCAAAGTCTTTCTGCTGTAATCTCAGACAGCTGGTCTCAGAGCCAGGAGATAAGATATTCCCACATTGAGAAGAGCAATTTCTGTAAGATCATGATG CTGTTGTGCACCATGCTTTCTTCTCTCATCTGGAACTTTGTCTGCCAGTTGCTCCAGATCTCTAATGTCCTGAGGATTCAACTGCTGCCATCCTCTCTGACTATCTGCATGGCTCAGCTGTTCGTTTTGCTGGGTGAAAAAGTTGTGAAAATCCTGGGCTCCCtgaggctggagagcagagggCTGTTGGCTTCAGTCTTGGGGAGGAAACTGGAACAGAGTGATGAAGCTCAGAGAACCACCTCAGGGTGGAAATAA
- the ACTR5 gene encoding actin-related protein 5, with amino-acid sequence MAAASRVFAFRDARWAPDPVLEPSAAVRTPQPVPLVIDNGSFQTRAGWASADPAVPAEPLLRFRSLAARSRGARGGAGAETQVGNDLGSPEPLRWLLRSPFDRNVPVQLELQELLLDHVFQRLGVASQGCVDHPIVLTEAVCNPLYSRQMMSELLFECYQVPKVSYGVDSLYSFYHNRRQNWPCSGLVISSGYQCTHILPVLEGRLDAKNCKRINLGGCQAAVYLQRLLQLKYPGHFAAITLSRMEEILHEHSYIAEDYIEELQKWRSPEYYENNMHKMQLPFSNKLLGSTLTSEEKQERRQQQLRRLQELNARRREEKLQLDQERLDRLLYIQELLEDGQMDQFHKALVELNMDSAEELQSYINKLSLSVEQTKQKILQAEVNIEVDVVDSKPETPDLDPLGSEQSLEDVESINEFEPLFAEEQPEVEKPVAAVQPVFNLAEYHQLFLGTERIRAPEIVFQPSLIGEDQAGIAETMQYVLERYPKEQQAILVQNVFLTGGNTMYPGLKARVQKELLEMRPFQSSFQVHLASSPVLDAWYGARDWAVEYMTREEGWITRKDYEEKGGEYLKEHCASNVYVPIRLPKQAPRTTEALAPSRALTSSTGNPCEQA; translated from the exons ATGGCGGCGGCCTCGCGGGTGTTCGCCTTCCGCGATGCGCGCTGGGCCCCCGACCCGGTGCTGGAGCCGAGCGCGGCCGTGCGGACGCCGCAGCCGGTGCCGCTGGTGATCGATAACGGCTCCTTCCAGACGCGGGCGGGCTGGGCCTCCGCCGACCCCGCCGTCCCCGCCGAGCCCCTGCTGCGGTTCCGCTCGCTGGCGGCGCGCAGCCGCGgggcccgcggcggggccggcgccgAGACGCAGGTGGGCAACGACCTGGGGAGCCCCGAGCCGCTGCGGTGGCTGCTCCGCTCGCCCTTCGACCGCAACGTGCCCgttcagctggagctgcaggagctgctcctcGACCATGTCTTCCAGCGCCTCGGCGTCGCCTCGCAG GGTTGTGTTGATCATCCAATTGTTTTGACAGAAGCGGTGTGCAATCCTCTGTATTCGAGACAAATGATGTCAGAGCTCCTCTTCGAATGTTATCAAGTGCCAAAAGTGTCCTATGGCGTAGATAGCTTGTACAGTTTTTACCACAACAGAAGGCAGAACTGGCCCTGCAGTGGTTTGGTAATATCTTCAGGTTATCAGTGTACGCACATTTTGCCAGTCTTAGAAGGCAG GTTGGATGCTAAAAACTGCAAACGTATTAATCTTGGAGGGTGTCAAGCAGCTGTATATCTTCAACGCCTCCTTCAGCTGAAATACCCAGGACATTTTGCTGCCATCACTCTCAGTCGCATGGAGGAAATACTGCATGAGCATAGCTACATTGCAGAGGACTATATAGAAG AGCTACAGAAGTGGCGGTCCCCGGAGTACTATGAGAACAACATGCACAAGATGCAGCTGCCTTTCTCTAACAAACTGCTGGGAAGCACTCTGACatcagaggaaaagcaggagaggCGGCAGCAGCAATTACGTCGACTTCAAGAACTCAATGCACGTCGTCGAGAAGAGAAGCTGCAACTTGACCAAGAGAGGCTGGACAGGTTACTATACATACAG GAACTTTTAGAAGATGGTCAAATGGATCAGTTCCACAAAGCTTTGGTGGAGCTGAACATGGACTCTGCAGAAGAACTTCAGTCTTATATCAACAAATTGAGTCTGTCTGTTGAACAAACGAAGCAGAAAATCCTACAGGCAGAAGTCAATATTGAAGTAGATGTTGTGGACAGCAAGCCAGAG ACTCCCGATTTGGATCCATTAGGCAGTGAACAGTCACTGGAGGATGTGGAAAGTATTAATGAGTTTGAACCTTTATTTGCTGAGGAACAGCCTGAGGTTGAGAAGCCTGTTGCTGCAGTGCAG CCCGTGTTTAACCTGGCAGAGTACCACCAGCTTTTCCTTGGCACTGAAAGAATCAGGGCTCCAGAGATTGTCTTCCAGCCCTCCCTGATAGGAGAAGACCAGGCTGGTATAGCAGAAACCATGCAATATGTCCTTGAAAG GTATCCAAAGGAACAACAAGCTATTCTTGTCCAGAATGTTTTTCTCACTGGTGGAAATACAATGTACCCTGGACTGAAAGCCAGAGTCCAGAAGGAACTCCTCGAAATGAGGCCGTTCCAGTCATCTTTTCAG GTTCACCTTGCTTCCAGTCCTGTTTTAGATGCCTGGTATGGGGCTAGGGATTGGGCAGTGGAATACATGACCCGTGAGGAAGGCTGGATAACCAGAAAAGACTATgaagaaaaagggggagaaTACCTCAAGGAACACTGTGCTTCAAATGTCTATGTTCCCATTCGCCTTCCAAAGCAGGCCCCGCGGACAACAGAGGCATTAGCACCAAGCAGAGCGCTGACATCCAGCACAGGCAATCCTTGTGAGCAGGCATAG